CCAATATTAAGAAAGGGGTATATGAGCAGGCGCTGCCGGCGATTGAGGACATGGCCACCAAAATGGCCAACGGCGGTGAGGTTGACCTTAAATCGACTGCTATTCAGGTCGGCAAGGCGCTAAACGACCCCATAAAAGGGATTACTGCGCTGAGCCGGGTGGGTGTCACGTTTACCGAGGGCCAGAAAGACTTGATTAAGAGTCTGATGGAACAGGGCAAGGTGCAGGAGGCCCAAAAGGTTATTCTGGCCGAAGTCAATAAGGAATTCGGGGGTTCAGCCGCCGCTGCCCGCAAGGCGGCCGGCGCCCAGGGCGATTTTAAGGAGTCCATGCACGAGTTGCAGGAGTCCGTTGGTAGCCTCATTTCGGACGGCTTGCAGCTGCTCTACCCTATCATTCTCCAGTTGGTCACCGGTGTGCTGGTGCTGGCCAACGGGCTGCGCACCATGCCCGCGTTTATCAAGGAAAACAAGGAGCTGTTTATTGCGCTAGGGGTAGCCCTGGTGTCGTTGAATGGGGCCAATATTGCGGCGGCGGCCTCGTCACTGGCGGCGACGGCAGCGGAGAAAGGTCGGGCAGCGGCCACCAAAGCGTCGGCGGCGGCGGAGTGGCTGCTGAACGCAGCGATGAAGGCCAACCCCATCGGCCTGGTAATCGCGGCCGTGGCGCTGCTGGTAGGTGGTTTCGTGAAGCTCTACAACAGCAGCCAGACCGTGCGCGCGGGGATTGCCGGCATTGCGGCGGCGGCCAGCGCGTTTTTCGAGAGTGTGAAAAAAACGGCTATGCAGTCGCTGGGCGGGCTGGCCGAATTGCTGGAGGGCGTTTTTACGTTCAACATTTCCAAAATCAAGGCCGGCGCCGCCGCGCTGAAGGATAGCTTCGGCACCGTGGGCAAGGATACCGCGGCCGCATTTCATGCCGGTTACCAGGGCAAAATCGACCAGGAGGCGGCGGCGGCTGAAGCCGCCCGGAAGGCAGCCGGAAAAAAGAAAGTCGAGGAAGCCGGTGCACAGGGCACGGCCGAAGGGGAGGAAGAAAATAGTGCCCAGCGCAAGGCGCGCGAAAAACGCGAGAAGGAAGCAGCAGCAGCCCAGAAAAAAGCGGAGGCGGCGGCTAAAAAGCACCAGGCGGAGCTGGAAAAGAGCCGGAAGGAATTTCACGCGTTGGTGCTCAAGGCGGACGCCGAATTTGAGAAATTGAAAGTGGAGGCAATGCAGGACGGGCTCGATAAGACCCTGGCCAAGCTGAAGCTGGAGCGTGACCAGGAATTGGTGGGGCTGGAGGAAAAGCGCAAGGCAACGCTGGCCAACGTGGCCGCCAGCGCGGCCGATAAGCAGCACCTGCTGGAGCAGTATCACCAGACCGCCCTGATGGCTGAGGCCCGCTACCAAACCCAGGTAGCGGATGCGCGCGCCAAGCAGGCGCAAAAGGATGCGGCCGACCGCAAAAAAGCCCGTCAGGATGAATTTGCCGGGCTCGATACCGACGAGCAGGATAAGCTCGTCGTGCTCGACAACGGGTGGCTGGAGCAAAAGCTGCACCTGCAAAAACAAACGCTGGAGTATATGGTAGCCGAACAGGCGCGGGCCGATGCGGAGTTGAAGCTGCGCAAGAAAACCGCCGCCGCGAAGCTGGCCATTATTCAGGCCGATAGCAAGGCCGAAATCAAAGAAGTCCAAAAACTAAAGCAGGATTTGCTTAAAATTGAAGACGAGTTGGCCACCAGCGAAGTAGACGGCGAAAAGCGCATTACCGAGTTTAAAAAACAGGAGGCAATCGACCGCCAAAAAACCGAGATGGATTTAGCCAGTGCGAAAATTCAACTGGGGAGCGACGTGCTCGATGCGGTAATGAGCCACCTCGACCAGGAGGGCGCGGCCTACCAGACGGCCCAGGCCCTGCGCAAGACGCTGGCGTTGGCCGAAATCGGCGTGAATTTGCAAAAGCAGCTTACCAACAATGCCGTGACGGCCAGCGAAATGAATACTGCGCTACCTGGTAGCGGCACGGCCTTTCAAATCGTGAACGATGCGATTGCCGTCGTGGGAGCTGCGGCCGCTGCGGCCAAAGTTGCGGGCTTTGCGGGCGGGGGCTTCACCGGTGCCGGCGTTGGCCAGATAGATGCCACCGGGCACCGGGTGGCCGGCGTCGTGCATGATAACGAGTGGGTGGCGCCCAAGTGGATGCTAGCCACGCCCAAATTCGCGAACGTCATCGGCTACCTGGAGGCGGAACGTCGGGGCTACGCAACTGGCGGCTACACCGGCCCGGCCAGCTTGCCACCCAGCGCGGCGGGCGGGGGTAGCCAGGCCGATGGTGCCACGGCCGCCGCCGTGCAGCAGCTCACCCAAATCATGCTCGAGCATAACGACCGCATCAACACCTGGGCCACCAACCTGGGCGTTGACTACCACGCGGGCAGCGCGGAGCGCGTCATGCAGCAGCGCCAGCAGCTCAAAAGCGGTGCCGGTCTGGGTGGGGGTAGTGTTAATTAAAAAGCCCGGCCGATTGGCCGGGCTTTTTTGTGTTCAAAATACTCTCTCGAAAAACGTCTCCAAAAACGCCGTTTTGGGGGAGCTGGGTGGGGTGCCAAAAGTGTTCAAAAAAGAAATCTATTTTGAACACTATCTTGGGGCATGAACTTTCGTCGAAAGCCAAAGACTAGACGCCCGGAGCAAATTGCTGACTTGGTGCTAAAGCATCTTCATGAGAGAGGAGTATCATCAGAGTTATTTTTTCTAAACGATTTTCTATCTAAAAAAAATATCTATAAAGATGTCGCCCTCTTAAAGGCTGTGTTTCAACTCTTGTTGGATGAGGAGCTGATTAAAGAGAATAAGGATAGTAGGAGGCTGTCTGCATTCGGGTACGACTTACCTAATCAAGTTGCCACATCCCCAGAAAATACATTCCCTGAGATAAAACTTATTCTTTATCCAATAGATATTTCTGTAAAAGGCAGGTATTTTGTAAGTCATGGGCAAAGCCTAGATAAGCAAGGGGTTGCCGAAGCTCTGGAAAATGCCAAAAAATGGCGCGAACGAAGATTAAACTTTTTAATAGCGCTCATAACAGCTATTGCTGTCGTATGTGTGACTGAACCTATTAAGCGCTATTTCGCCCCTGACAAGGCAAATATTCAAAATGCGAGTAGCCCTTTACGCCCGCGTCTCAACCCGCGATAGAGACCAGAACCCCGAAAACCAGCTCGTGCTGCTACGCCGCGAAGCTGAACGCGCCGGCGACACGATTATAAAGGAGTACGTCGATGAGGAATCTGGCGGCAAGGCTAGCCGCAAGCAATTCCAAATGCTGATGCGCGATGCCAGCAAACGCCACTTCGACCTGGTGCGCGTCTTTGCCCTCGACCGCTTCAGCAGCCAGGGTATCGAGGCGGTATTCGAGTACACCGCTGCGCTCGACCAATGCGGAGTAGCCTTCTGGAGCTACTGCGAACCGATGCTGAATACCACCGGCCCGATGGCTGCTTTATATAAGGCCATAATCGCGTGGGCCGCCGGCTACCGCAACGAGCGCCACAGCGAGAACGTGCGCCTGGGCCAGGCCCGCAAGCGTGCTCAGGTGGAAGCCGCTGGCAAAATCTATCAGCACGGCCGACGCCCGCTAGGGGAGGAGGTGGCCAGCCGGGCCCGCGAGCTGGCTGGCCAGGGGCTGAGCCAGCGCAAGATTGCCGCCACGCTAGGAGTGTCGGTGGGCAAAGTGAACAGCTACCTGAATGCCCCTTGAGCCAACGGTATATTTGTCGCGAGATAAGAAATAGCACGCGGCTTTCCATGTACAGCTGCCGCTGAATCTTTGAATAAAAACCCCGGCCAATCGACCGGGGCTTTTTATTTCTTAAACCATTTCTCCCATTCATCGGCCTTCAGCGTGATGCCGGTGCCCGGTTGGCCGCCGGCAGTGGCCACAAGCACGGTGCCTTCGGGTTGTGGGGTGCCAGTGTAGCGCTGGCCAATCCGAAAACCGGCATCACGCTGAAGGCCGATGAATGG
The sequence above is drawn from the Hymenobacter baengnokdamensis genome and encodes:
- a CDS encoding recombinase family protein, coding for MRVALYARVSTRDRDQNPENQLVLLRREAERAGDTIIKEYVDEESGGKASRKQFQMLMRDASKRHFDLVRVFALDRFSSQGIEAVFEYTAALDQCGVAFWSYCEPMLNTTGPMAALYKAIIAWAAGYRNERHSENVRLGQARKRAQVEAAGKIYQHGRRPLGEEVASRARELAGQGLSQRKIAATLGVSVGKVNSYLNAP